A window from Rana temporaria chromosome 8, aRanTem1.1, whole genome shotgun sequence encodes these proteins:
- the EEF1AKMT2 gene encoding EEF1A lysine methyltransferase 2, with the protein MSDAEFFPSALGTKDHWDAVYSCELQAFQEYGDEGEIWFGEGSMTRVVRWINAHTIPHSSSVLDIGTGNGMLLVELAKAGYSNLMGVDYCADAIALARSICEKEGVSQSVKLQVTDFLDSFSPSEQFDICLDKGTFDAVSLDPSDAQEKRTQYVNVLCTILKPKGLFIITSCNWTKEELLKQFDKEFEMIDALPTPTFSFGGQSGHSATALVFQRRGNS; encoded by the exons ATGAGTGACGCGGAGTTCTTTCCGTCAGCACTGGGCACCAAGGATCA ctggGATGCTGTCTACAGTTGTGAACTGCAAGCTTTCCAGGAGTATGGTGATGAAGGAGAGATCTG GTTTGGTGAAGGTAGCATGACCCGAGTGGTTCGATGGATAAATGCCCATACAATACCACATAGTTCATCAGTACTGGATATTGGCACTGGGAATGGCATGTTATTGGTGGAACTG GCAAAAGCTGGATACAGCAATCTTATGGGTGTGGATTACTGTGCTGATGCAATAGCCCTTGCTAGAAGTATATGCGAAAAGGAAGGGGTTTCCCAGAGTGTGAAACTCCAG GTTACAGATTTTCTGGACTCCTTCAGTCCTTCAGAACAGTTTGACATCTGTCTGGATAAAGGCACCTTTGATGCGGTGAGCCTGGATCCCAGCGATGCACAAGAAAAGCGTACTCAGTATGTAAATGTGCTCTGTACTATTTTAAAACCCAAAGGCCTTTTTATCATCACATCCTGCAACTGGACCAAAGAGGAGCTGCTCAAGCAGTTTGACAAAG AGTTTGAAATGATAGATGCACTTCCCACACCTACCTTCAGTTTTGGAGGACAGTCGGGTCACAGCGCCACGGCTCTGGTATTCCAGAGGAGGGGCAACTCTTAA